The following coding sequences lie in one Cannabis sativa cultivar Pink pepper isolate KNU-18-1 chromosome 5, ASM2916894v1, whole genome shotgun sequence genomic window:
- the LOC115716461 gene encoding protein PLASTID MOVEMENT IMPAIRED 1-RELATED 1, with amino-acid sequence MLNKLDSRSYIDNGPGDSSNGKLLRDIEEISKALYLPKPSPNEIQSKVGGRIHLSQSKSDLKLKNPRENVPYKDKKSSLWNWKRPLKALTHIGDRKFYCCFYLHVHSIEGLPSSLENLSLCVHWKKKNDAIQTSPSRVSQGLAEFDETLMHRCTVYGSSGGANHPMKYDSKLLLLYASLVESPSLDIGKQWVDLTSFLPRTMEELEGEKSSGKWTTSFNLSGKAKGASLNVSFGFLVMRDKLVQLSTGSNYPELLNVSRNRLSTIDGGVDLVPSNYNRTLSRVRSITSSVSYEPDFLCQSLDMKVCHEVLLRTGLELSKSINCLYQKLDEGNLSISTDSASQQMEQFKPKFDIDFVSSEEMEDDDCEITEFNITEMGTEMSEKEEFMTWDQGADLSIEPTIETIEIIDVNEIIKGSDTDFYSKDGNYMNYVDKILVDDKKDDETRSNFTNRLTKEELESSFRSKLIPESSNLDSIDFGDYIEQEILMEIKSNYKANRSVKRSFSLDDVAESVAMDFLNMLEVSDESCIKNFDSEPDSPRELLWRQFEKEALDSGNFFLDFDAKQEESEFGFSITPRNSCQDYSGESKLSLIIQDAEEEHKRSELLNRRKAKLLEDIETEVLMREWGINEKDFQNSPRSYLGGFGSPIELSPQERHQLPPLEEGFGPYVQIKNGGFLCSMNPLLFRNAKSGGSLIIQVSNSVVLPVQIGQDVMEIIQCLAFREAHKLYDQISKLMPLEDITGKTIKQVAQDDNPISMAFERKFHSQHDHCGREGGYEFQSSFCNNDIKSGFIGDEIPTEFASLEDVSLLVVSKIDALILDGLKAQSQMSDEEPPSCTYPKITRKISFSGGRNRFFDSNVGALQLRDETDDGNNIDDLVDLSISLDEWLRIDAGNVGGVIENASDEIFKIFAAHHAECIDLESGSLKQDFNWHKVRGRKCGLLGNNITIAHLVQLRDSLRNYEPVGVPMLLLIQVQRAEEVQPVVDEVLGTKKNQAVKDGEYSPRFQITGIHLAGVDTVPFNKQLWGTTTQRQSGSRWLLTSGMGRNGGYKSRSKSIVKLSPLGIAANVQPRDILWSISSNVNDNSVCPHTRNPDVIFQTKTVSHHM; translated from the exons ATGTTGAATAAGCTAGATAGTAGAAGTTATATTGATAATGGTCCAGGGGATTCAAGTAATGGCAAGTTGTTGCGAGACATTGAGGAAATTAGCAAAGCCCTTTACTTGCCAAAACCCTCTCCTAATGAAATTCAATCCAAAGTAGGTGGAAGAATACATTTATCCCAATCAAAATCGGacttaaaactgaaaaatcCTAGAGAAAATGTGCCATATAAGGATAAGAAATCGTCTTTATGGAATTGGAAGAGACCTTTGAAAGCTCTTACTCACATTGGCGACAGAAAATTCTATTGTTGTTTTTATCTTCATGTCCATTCGATTGAAGGGCTGCCCTCCTCTCTTGAAAATCTTAGTCTTTGTGTGCATTGGAAGAAGAAGAACGACGCGATTCAGACTTCACCGTCGAGAGTTTCTCAAGGCCTGGCTGAATTCGATGAAACTTTGATGCACAGATGTACTGTGTATGGTAGTAGTGGTGGAGCCAATCATCCCATGAAATATGATTCTAAACTTTTACTCCTATATGCTTCTCTGGTTGAGAGTCCTAGTTTGGATATTGGAAAGCAATGGGTCGATCTCACTAGCTTCTTACCGCGTACTATGGAGGAGTTGGAAGGGGAGAAAAGTAGTGGTAAATGGACAACAAGCTTTAATCTTTCAGGGAAAGCTAAAGGTGCTAGTTTAAATGTCAGTTTTGGATTCTTGGTAATGAGAGACAAACTAGTTCAATTGAGTACTGGTTCAAATTATCCTGAACTTTTGAATGTATCGCGTAATAGGTTGAGTACAATAGACGGTGGTGTCGACTTGGTTCCTAGCAATTATAACAGGACGCTTTCACGAGTTCGCAGCATTACTAGCTCTGTCAGTTATGAGCCTGACTTCTTATGCCAGTCTTTGGATATGAAAGTTTGTCATGAAGTATTGCTCAGAACAGGATTGGAGCTCTCTAAGTCTATAAATTGTTTGTATCAGAAACTTGATGAGGGGAACTTAAGCATTTCTACTGATTCAGCTTCTCAACAGATGGAACAATTCAAACCTAAGTTTGATATTGACTTTGTGTCTTCTGAAGAAATGGAAGATGATGACTGTGAAATTACTGAATTTAACATTACTGAAATGGGGACTGAAATGTCTGAAAAAGAAGAGTTTATGACATGGGATCAAGGTGCTGATCTGTCCATTGAACCTACAATTGAGACGATTGAGATAATCGATGTGAATGAGATCATTAAGGGTAGTGATACAGATTTTTATTCTAAGGATGGCAACTATATGAATTATGTAGACAAGATTCTGGTGGACGACAAGAAAGATGATGAAACACGAAGCAACTTTACCAATAGATTGACCAAAGAAGAGTTGGAGTCTTCTTTTCGTAGTAAGTTGATTCCAGAGTCATCAAATTTGGATTCCATAGATTTTGGAGATTACATTGAGCAAGAAATCCTGATGGAAATTAAATCAAACTACAAAGCAAATAGATCAGTGAAACGATCATTTAGCTTGGATGATGTTGCTGAGTCTGTGGCAATGGATTTCTTGAATATGTTAGAAGTGAGTGATGAATCATGTATAAAAAATTTTGATAGTGAGCCCGATTCTCCAAGAGAGCTTCTTTGGAGACAGTTCGAAAAAGAGGCTTTGGATTCAGGCAACTTCTTTCTCGATTTTGATGCAAAACAAGAGGAGTCAGAATTCGGCTTCAGTATTACACCCAGAAATAGCTGTCAAGATTACTCTGGGGAATCTAAATTGTCTTTAATAATTCAAGATGCTGAAGAGGAGCACAAGAGAAGTGAGTTGTTAAACAGAAGGAAGGCAAAGCTTCTTGAAGACATAGAAACTGAAGTTTTGATGCGAGAGTGGGGAATTAATGAAAAGGACTTTCAAAATTCTCCACGTAGCTATTTGGGTGGCTTTGGTAGTCCAATTGAGCTTTCCCCTCAAGAGCGACACCAGCTACCTCCACTTGAAGAAGGCTTTGGTCCTTATGTTCAGATTAAAAACGGAGGCTTTTTATGCTCTATGAATCCTTTACTTTTCAGGAATGCTAAGAGTGGTGGGAGCTTAATCATTCAAGTTTCCAATTCAGTTGTTCTACCTGTACAAATTGGCCAAGATGTTATGGAGATAATACAATGTTTGGCTTTTCGTGAAGCCCACAAGCTGTATGATCAGATCAGTAAATTAATGCCTTTGGAGGATATTACTGGGAAGACAATAAAGCAAGTAGCACAGGATGACAATCCAATCTCAATGGCATTTGAAAG GAAATTTCACTCGCAGCATGATCATTGTGGAAGGGAGGGAGGTTATGAATTTCAATCAAGTTTCTGTAATAATGATATTAAATCAGGCTTTATTGGTGATGAGATACCTACGGAATTTGCATCTCTTGAAGATGTTTCTCTGTTGGTTGTGAGTAAGATTGATGCCCTCATACTAGACGGCTTAAAAGCGCAGTCTCAAATGTCAGATGAGGAACCACCTTCTTGTACGTACCCAAAGATTACCAGGAAGATATCTTTCTCTGGAGGTAGGAACAGGTTTTTTGATTCTAATGTTGGAGCATTACAACTTCGGGATGAAACAGATGATGGTAACAACATCGATGACTTAGTTGACTTGTCTATTTCATTGGATGAGTGGTTGAGAATAGATGCTGGAAACGTTGGTGGTGTAATTGAGAATGCTAGTGacgaaatatttaaaatctttgCAGCCCATCATGCTGAGTGCATAGATTTAGAAAGTGGGAGCTTGAAACAAGACTTCAATTGGCACAAAGTACGTGGGAGAAAGTGTGGATTGTTGGGAAACAATATCACGATAGCTCACTTGGTACAACTTCGGGATTCCCTTAGGAATTATGAGCCTGTGGGGGTCCCAATGCTTCTATTGATTCAAGTGCAGAGGGCAGAAGAAGTTCAGCCAGTAGTAGATGAGGTGTTAGGGACGAAGAAAAACCAGGCAGTTAAAGACGGGGAATATAGTCCCCGCTTTCAAATCACCGGTATTCACCTTGCTGGTGTAGATACTGTTCCCTTCAATAAGCAACTCTGGGGCACCACAACACAACGACAATCTGGGTCCCGTTGGCTTCTAACTAGTGGTATGGGAAGAAATGGCGGATATAAATCCAGATCCAAGTCGATTGTGAAATTATCCCCACTTGGGATAGCAGCAAATGTCCAGCCTAGGGATATCTTATGGAGCATCTCATCAAATGTTAATGATAATTCAGTATGTCCACATACCCGAAACCCAGATGTTATATTTCAAACTAAAACAGTATCACACCATAtgtaa